TATCATGGCAGTGAACAGCAAGAGCCCCCACTGGCACCTCCTTCATGACTGCCGCCAGCATCTCCTTCATGCTCCCCGGGGTCCCGATGCCAATGGTGTCACCAAGGGAGATCTCATAGCATCCCATTGAGTACATCTTCTTTGAGACCTGCCCAAAAGCCAATACACTGAGAAGACAGCTTTGTCATGGCCCTCCCCGGAGCTGGATACAGCAGTACAGAGGAACCAGAGCATGCCAGGAGATTCTTTTCTGGAAACATCCACCTGCCTGACATCCTCATCCATATCAACTAGGCAGCCTAGACAGCTGCAACCTCCCTGTCTCCTCTCCCAATCTTTGGTTTAATGGTTCAAACACATTCTCCAGACACCAGGGTCAAAAAGGAGCCAAAAACATCCCAGAACTTCTGGTTATCTTTAAGAACTCACCTCTGCAACTTTAGCTGCAGAAATGTTCCCTTCATAGGGACATCCAAGGACGCATGAAACATACCTATtgttaaaaaagcaaatctttAACAAGAGAACTGAAGTGAGACTATACAAGCCAAGTTGTTCAGAGCTTGTGCAGCATTTTTAATTCACTATACAACAGAagaattcattttctattttaaaagccAGCATGCATTCCAGTGGACAAAACTAAGGTAATTAGTTACTCTACAATTActtctttcataaaaataaaaaattatgtaAGACAAGCATGCCAGATCAGGAGAGTTTTAGATCTAAGCATTTCAATGTGTAGTCTGCCACAAAGCCAGTATTATTTCAGATTTGGTAAAGCTGAAGATAGAATGAACAAACAAGGGGAAGAGTGGAAATTGTCAGGAGCTGTCCAGAGTACACCAAGCCAACACCTGAAACTATATCAGAATGCTGTCATTTCCAAATTAACACTCCCAATGCACAAAGCTCACATTTGTTTGCACTCATCCAGACAGAGGCACTCCTTGCCAAAAAGTGAAGTTTAAAAGCAATTCCCTTCTCCAGTGCTGCATGGGCCAGACTCCAAAGAGGTAACCTGGAGCAGTTACACTGCCCCTGGGCTGCTGAGCACCGAGCTCACAGCGGGTGCTCCTTACCCACGGACGGGGATGCTGGCTGCTCTCGCGGCGTTCATCACTTCACTGAATCTCTCCAGACTCTCCTCTATGGAGCAGTTAATGTTCTTCTTTGTGAAGAGCTCAGATGCTGCTCCAAAGATGGACACTTCTTTGGCCCCTGCTGCTACCTGCCAACGGAAAGCATTAACCAAGTTAGATGACTTCTCTTGCAAGGGAAATGACAAGCATGATCAAGACTGCAgttctgtcattttattttttccctacagTTTTTCCCTGAACGAcctaattaaaattaaaagaaatctgaattttaaaaaatgatttttagtaAAATATATTGAGTTACTCTCTATCATAAGCAACAGGTTTCCCCAGCAGAACAATCCTTTTGTAGAGGAGCTATGATGTGAAGCTGCTGCCTATCAAAGCTGCAGATATGTTTCCCACCCTTAACCATGGCTGAAATATTCCCTCCTGGGCAGTCCTGAGGCTCTGTGACCCCTTACCGCTGCCTGGAATCCCTTCAAGTTGGGGGTCAGCACTGGGTAACTCACACCAGGCAACTTATTGATTCCTTGCATGACTTCAGCATGGTCGGCCATCTGCAAGGGAGACAGGGAAAAATTTCTAATGGTAACAACACATTTACTCACCTACATCACAatttatagcattttttttttaattcactttctATGAAGGGGAGTGACAATACTCAGGAAACAGGGGGAAACGGTCCCTCTGATGCACTGCAGGTCTCCAGCCCACCATAGCCCACCATGCACCTGAACTACATCCCTGAGCTGAGTGTGCCCCTCAGGCATGGAGGGAAGCCTTTGGGCACTGCAGGTGCCTGCATGAGGCACTACAAGAGGGACCTGGGCCCTGTCACCGGGTCTGACATCAACCAGGTGCTCCTGACAGCGCACTGCTGCCACCCCATATCAACGCTGACCTGCGGCACCCATCGTGGGGACACAAAACTGGTGGCCTCGATAACCGGCAGCCCCGTCTCCGACAACATGTCGATCAGGCGGATCTTCACTGGCGTCGGCACCACGCTCTgaggaaaggggaggaaagCGGGGCTGAGACCTGAGCCGCTGCGCAAACCAAGGAAACACAGCGGTGCCCGCCCGTTGCACAGAACGCCCTCTGCACCCACCCCGGCGGTACCTTCTCGTTCTGCAGCCCGTCGCGCGGCCCCACCTCCACCACCTTCACTCTCTGCGGGAAGGCCGCGGTGCTGACCTGGGGGCAGAGAGAGGGACAGCATGAGGGATCGAACAGAACCGGAACAAACCGTCCACCCGCGACCCGGCGCCGCTCACCGGCCGCAAGGACACAGCCCAGCGCGGCAGCAACCTCCGCACCGCCGCCATGGCTGCCCGAACCTCCTCACGTGACAGCTACCACGTGATTCAGAGAGGGCGGAGCTCTGCAGTCACGTGAGAGCGGCGCCAGAGTGTGGGAGTACCTGGCGGCGGGTGGTATCACGTGACAGCGGTACGGCTGCGAACCGCGGCATTGTGCGCTGAGAGTGCCTCGCGACGCGCTCAGGATGCGTTCGGGACGAGCCTCGCCGAGCGCCGCCTCTTATAGCCGCACGCCGTGCTCGGCGCCGCTGAGCAAACAGCTCGTGTTTGCCCAGGGCCACCCCGCGCCGCGTCACCGGCGGGCCTCCCGTGCCAGGGCCGTCAGCGCGGGCCGTTCCGCAGCCTGCGAATGGGGAAACGCCGCCGCAGATCTCCGAGCGCGTCCGCCCCCACCGAGACGCGGAGCAACGCCCGGGCTGACGCCGTGCCGGGACGCGATGCGCAGCCCCGTGCCAGGCCTCGCCTCCAGACCCTCACGcagcctcccccccccacctccagcaGCGGGGCGGGGGCTCAGATTTAGACCAAGACCCCTTTTCCCTGGCAGAACGCCGCCGGGCTGGCAGCAAGGCCTGATGATGCCTTACAGAATGGTTAGAAGATAAATCCTGTCatgaaaaacaatttatttaaCAGTGAATGAACAACTCATCTGAGGCTCAATCGAAAAGACGGGTGGGGGGCGGCCGCTTTCAGCCCGTGGCTGTCACTTCACGCCCTCCAGCCGAACAGCCCAACCCGGCTGTGAGCGCACAGGAGACGGAGGCGCGTCAGGCAAAGTCACCAGCAGTCCTTCACCGGgaggctgctgccactgcagagtCCCCGCAAAACCCAACATCGTCACCTGCAAAAAGGGCACGGGGACACTCAGTTGCAGCTCAGGTGGGCACTTTGAACACTGCAGGACACCCAAACCACGTTTCAGTCTGCACAACTTCCCACATTCGAGGCAGCCCTGTACTTTTCCACCTGCCATTCAGAATACACAAATGGCAACATAAGGGATATTTTTGGGCCAAACGTTTGACTGTAGTGTGCTGGGTTATGGGtggcctaaaaaaaaaaaaaaaaagcaacttagAAGGCTTTACCTGTGTTTGTTTAGAGCAAAGGGCACAGCAGCATTTGCGTCACAATTACATCTGCAATTAGCAAGTCAGTGTACCTCATCTGAATTGATCCCTTCTGTGTGTGAGGCTTGTTATTTACTTTGCCTCTCTGTGTCAATAGGGTCAAAACAGTTGTGGGGAGAAATGTTCCTACCTATTCTATGGGAGACAAACTCACCCTATCCATATTCCACGTTGAACAGTGAGATCAAACCTGAAGAATAACAGAGGATACTGCAAGGGTGTGGGTGAAAGCACCCCATACCAATCAGTAAGGGATAACAACTTCATGTTCTCTCCAGTACAAGTTGAGCTGGGCCTTCTCAGCCCACATG
Above is a genomic segment from Gallus gallus isolate bGalGal1 chromosome 23, bGalGal1.mat.broiler.GRCg7b, whole genome shotgun sequence containing:
- the HMGCL gene encoding hydroxymethylglutaryl-CoA lyase, mitochondrial isoform 1 (isoform 1 is encoded by transcript variant 1), whose product is MPRFAAVPLSRDTTRRQVSTAAFPQRVKVVEVGPRDGLQNEKSVVPTPVKIRLIDMLSETGLPVIEATSFVSPRWVPQMADHAEVMQGINKLPGVSYPVLTPNLKGFQAAVAAGAKEVSIFGAASELFTKKNINCSIEESLERFSEVMNAARAASIPVRGYVSCVLGCPYEGNISAAKVAEVSKKMYSMGCYEISLGDTIGIGTPGSMKEMLAAVMKEVPVGALAVHCHDTYGQALANILVALQMGVSVVDASVAGLGGCPYAQGASGNVATEDLVYMLNGLGIHTGVDLQKLMDTGTFICNALNRRTNSKVSQAACRL
- the HMGCL gene encoding hydroxymethylglutaryl-CoA lyase, mitochondrial isoform X2, giving the protein MLSETGLPVIEATSFVSPRWVPQMADHAEVMQGINKLPGVSYPVLTPNLKGFQAAVAAGAKEVSIFGAASELFTKKNINCSIEESLERFSEVMNAARAASIPVRGYVSCVLGCPYEGNISAAKVAEVSKKMYSMGCYEISLGDTIGIGTPGSMKEMLAAVMKEVPVGALAVHCHDTYGQALANILVALQMGVSVVDASVAGLGGCPYAQGASGNVATEDLVYMLNGLGIHTGVDLQKLMDTGTFICNALNRRTNSKVSQAACRL
- the HMGCL gene encoding hydroxymethylglutaryl-CoA lyase, mitochondrial isoform 4 (isoform 4 is encoded by transcript variant 4), translated to MAAVRRLLPRWAVSLRPVSTAAFPQRVKIRLIDMLSETGLPVIEATSFVSPRWVPQMADHAEVMQGINKLPGVSYPVLTPNLKGFQAAVAAGAKEVSIFGAASELFTKKNINCSIEESLERFSEVMNAARAASIPVRG
- the HMGCL gene encoding hydroxymethylglutaryl-CoA lyase, mitochondrial isoform 2 (isoform 2 is encoded by transcript variant 2); translation: MAAVRRLLPRWAVSLRPVSTAAFPQRVKVVEVGPRDGLQNEKSVVPTPVKIRLIDMLSETGLPVIEATSFVSPRWVPQMADHAEVMQGINKLPGVSYPVLTPNLKGFQAAVAAGAKEVSIFGAASELFTKKNINCSIEESLERFSEVMNAARAASIPVRGYVSCVLGCPYEGNISAAKVAEVSKKMYSMGCYEISLGDTIGIGTPGSMKEMLAAVMKEVPVGALAVHCHDTYGQALANILVALQMGVSVVDASVAGLGGCPYAQGASGNVATEDLVYMLNGLGIHTGVDLQKLMDTGTFICNALNRRTNSKVSQAACRL
- the HMGCL gene encoding hydroxymethylglutaryl-CoA lyase, mitochondrial isoform X1, whose amino-acid sequence is MLSLSLPPGQHRGLPAESEGGGGGAARRAAEREGTAGSVVPTPVKIRLIDMLSETGLPVIEATSFVSPRWVPQMADHAEVMQGINKLPGVSYPVLTPNLKGFQAAVAAGAKEVSIFGAASELFTKKNINCSIEESLERFSEVMNAARAASIPVRGYVSCVLGCPYEGNISAAKVAEVSKKMYSMGCYEISLGDTIGIGTPGSMKEMLAAVMKEVPVGALAVHCHDTYGQALANILVALQMGVSVVDASVAGLGGCPYAQGASGNVATEDLVYMLNGLGIHTGVDLQKLMDTGTFICNALNRRTNSKVSQAACRL
- the HMGCL gene encoding hydroxymethylglutaryl-CoA lyase, mitochondrial isoform 3 (isoform 3 is encoded by transcript variant 3), with amino-acid sequence MAAVRRLLPRWAVSLRPVSTAAFPQRVKVVEVGPRDGLQNEKSVVPTPVKIRLIDMLSETGLPVIEATSFVSPRWVPQMADHAEVMQGINKLPGVSYPVLTPNLKGFQAAVAAGAKEVSIFGAASELFTKKNINCSIEESLERFSEVMNAARAASIPVRG